A window of the Lepisosteus oculatus isolate fLepOcu1 chromosome 14, fLepOcu1.hap2, whole genome shotgun sequence genome harbors these coding sequences:
- the LOC138242612 gene encoding uncharacterized protein gives MDEECLSHLGLGSVCVFSARLSVHLSVCTPVCLSLCTPVCLYACLSLSLYACLYTCLPLCLSVHLSVCTPVRLSLCTPVCLCVCLYTCLPVRLSVSLSVHLSVCTPVCLYACPSLSLYTCLPLCLSVHLSACTPVRLSLCTPVCLYTCLSLCLYACPSLSLYTCLPLCLSVHLSACTPVRLSLCTPVCLCVCLYTCLSLSLYACPSLYHCECLTGVQSCAQRRGRTDRQVTQWDARALRLTPPPGGRGAGGYRLAQSTLGRVQLRAAPQGPGRVCAVCPHCVFLSFLVPGIGHKQNVLGLVFFLFIPLLFNRRHEFGFPGIILIKRFGCKQWSSVLCCWDEHRFHSLAH, from the exons ATGGACGAGGAATGTTTATCTCACCTCGGACTGgggagtgtgtgcgtgt TCTCTGCACGCCTGTCtgtacacctgtctgtctgtacacctgtctgtctctctctctgtacaccCGTCTGTCTGTacgcctgtctgtctctctctctgtacgcCTGTCTGTACACCTGTctgcctctgtgtctgtctgtacacctgtctgtctgtacgcctgtccgtctctctctctgtacacctgtctgcctctgtgtctgtctgtacaccTGTCTGCCTGTACGcctgtccgtctctctctctgtacacctgtctgtctgtacaccTGTCTGCCTGTACGcctgtccgtctctctctctgtacacctgtctgcctctgtgtctgtctgtacaccTGTCTGCCTGTACGcctgtccgtctctctctctgtacacctgtctgtctgtacacctgtctgtctctctgtctgtacgcctgtccgtctctctctctgtacacctgtctgcctctgtgtctgtctgtacaccTGTCTGCCTGTACGcctgtccgtctctctctctgtacacctgtctgcctctgtgtctgtctgtacacctgtctgtctctctctctgtacgc cTGTCCGTCTCTCTATCACTGTGAGTGTCTGACAGGTGTCCAGAGCTGCGCACAGAGACGAGggaggacagacaggcaggtcACTCAGTGGGACGCACGAGCACTTagactgacccccccccccggaGGGCGCGGGGCGGGTGGGTATCGGCTGGCCCAGAGCACGCTGGGAAGGGTCCAGCTCAGAGCGGCGCCCCAGGGGCCTGGGCGGGTCTGCGCGGTCTGTCCCCACTgtgttttcctttcctttctcgTCCCTGGCATCGGCCACAAACAAAATGTGCTCGGTctcgttttctttctttttataccGCTCCTATTTAACAGAAGACACGAGTTTGGATTTCCAGGAATAATTCTAATAAAGCGTTTTGGATGTAAACAGTGGAGCAGTGTCTTGTGCTGTTGGGATGAGCACCGGTTTCACAGCCTCGCACACTGA
- the LOC138243487 gene encoding E3 ubiquitin-protein ligase RING2-B-like produces MTRHAAGSPAASLPASRWPPARSAQPGTFVYIPPDCVSLRTRRWRGGKNKIAHGRNKIPKEAQRKRSAFCGAEQDGPRSGGATRHRVGRNFDRSGRVSRPEWVWKCLVSYLSPRTRNNMATPATAQNPNKTWELSLYELHRTPQEAIMDGTEIAVSPRSLHSELMCPICLDMLKNTMTTKECLHRFCSDCIVTALRSGNKECPTCRKKLVSKRSLRPDPNFDALISKIYPSRDEYEAHQDRVLARLSRLHNQQALSSSIEEGLKMQAMHRAQRVRKQQHESDNTTFSGGEDNCDSRSHVSHGSAQSAGAAPPEAGPSRHKRSRASDDSDRASPPPHESSGSEIELVFCPHPLLVDREQYSQTRYVKTTANATVDHLSKYLALRIALEERQADRQAGGEGGEGGAGAASLQDVSEKQYTIYITTTAGQFTTLNGSLTLELVNEKFWKVSKPLELYYAPTKEQK; encoded by the exons ATGACGCGCCACGCCGCCGGAAGTCCGGCTGCGTCGCTTCCGGCGTCAAGATGGCCGCCAGCTAGGAGCGCCCAGCCAGGCACTTTTGTTTACATTCCTCCCGATTGTGTTTCGTTGCGGACACGGAGGTGGCGGGgagggaaaaacaaaattgcCCACGGAAGAAATAAAATCCCGAAGGAAGCGCAGCGAAAGCGAAGCGCCTTCTGTGGCGCAGAGCAGGACGGGCCGCGGAGCGGAGGAGCGACGCGACACCGAGTTGGGAGAAACTTCGACCGCAGCGGCCGCGTCTCCCGGCCTGAGTGGGTGTGGAAGTGTCtcgtctcctatctgtccccga GGACAAGAAACAACATGGCCACCCCAGCAACAGCACAGAACCCCAACAAGACGTGGGAGCTGAGTCTGTATGAGTTACACAGAACTCCGCAG GAGGCGATCATGGACGGGACAGAAATCGCTGTCTCTCCCCGCAGTCTCCACAGTGAGCTCATGTGCCCCATCTGCCTGGACATGCTGAAGAACACCATGACCACCAAGGAGTGTCTCCATCGCTTCTGCTCCGACTGCATCGTCACTGCGCTGCGGTCAGG GAACAAGGAGTGCCCGACCTGCAGGAAGAAGCTGGTGTCGAAGCGCTCCCTGCGGCCCGACCCGAACTTCGACGCCCTGATCTCCAAGATCTACCCCAGCCGGGACGAGTACGAGGCCCACCAGGACCGGGTGCTGGCCCGGCTCAGCCGGCTGCACAACCAGCAGGCGCTGAGCTCCAGCATCGAGGAGGGGCTCAAGATGCAGGCCATGCACAG ggCCCAGCGGGTCAGGAAGCAGCAGCACGAGAGTGACAACACCACCTTCAGCGGCGGGGAGGACAACTGCGACTCGCGGTCCCACGTGTCCCACGGCTCGGCCCAGAGCGCCGGCGCCGCCCCGCCCGAGGCCGGGCCCAGCCGGCACAAGCGCTCCCGGGCCTCCGACGACTCGGACCGGGCCAGCCCCCCGCCCCACGAGAGCTCGGGCTCCGAGATCGAGCTGGTGTTCTGCCCACACCCCCTGCTGGTGGACAGGGAGCAGTACAGCCAGACCAG gtacGTCAAGACGACAGCCAACGCCACAGTGGACCACCTGTCCAAGTACCTGGCCCTGCGCATCGcgctggaggagagacaggcgGACAGGCAGGCGGGGGGCGAGGGGGGCGAGGGGGGCGCCGGCGCGGCCAGCCTGCAGGACGTCAGCGAGAAGCAGTACACCATCTACATCACCACCACAGCGGGGCAGTTCACC acGCTCAATGGCTCTCTCACTCTGGAGCTCGTGAACGAGAAGTTTTGGAAGGTCAGCAAACCCCTCGAGCTGTACTACGCCCCCACCAAGGAGCAGAAGTGA
- the rps18 gene encoding small ribosomal subunit protein uS13, whose product MSLVIPEKFQHILRVLNTNIDGRRKIAFAITAIKGVGRRYAHVVLRKADIDLNKRAGELTEDEVERVITIMQNPRQYKIPDWFLNRQKDIKDGKYSQVLANGLDNKLREDLERLKKIRAHRGLRHFWGLRVRGQHTKTTGRRGRTVGVSKKK is encoded by the exons ATG TCACTCGTTATCCCCGAGAAGTTCCAGCACATCCTGCGTGTTCTCAACACCAACATCGATGGGCGCAGGAAGATCGCCTTCGCCATCACCGCCATCAAG GGGGTGGGCCGGCGATATGCCCATGTTGTTCTGAGGAAGGCTGATATCGACCTCAACAAGAGAGCTGGAGAGCTGACCGAAGACGAG GTGGAGAGAGTCATCACCATCATGCAGAACCCCAGGCAGTACAAGATCCCAGACTGGTTCCTCAACAGGCAGAAGGACATCAAGGATGGAAAATACAGCCAG GTTCTTGCTAACGGCCTGGACAACAAGCTGAGAGAAGACCTGGAGAGACTGAAGAAGATCAGGGCTCATCGGGGACTGAGACACTTCTGGGG CCTGCGTGTGAGAGGTCAGCACACGAAGACCACTGGAAGAAGGGGTCGCACTGTGGGTGTGTCCAAGAAGAAGTAa